A genomic stretch from Methanomassiliicoccales archaeon includes:
- the dph2 gene encoding diphthamide biosynthesis enzyme Dph2, with the protein MDLYDFKLDFVAKWINERNAKSVALQMPEGLKIYSQFIADELGKRTNATMLIIADPCYGACDIAKDFSEFADVLVHFGHTEIPTIAYDDRVLFVEIGAEVQYQTHLVELLPKLENRIGLITTIPFLGELEKIKKWLEENGKQVFIGRRKGRAKYDGQVLGCDISAAKDISELVDQFLFIGNGDFHPLAVSIETKKKVIIFDPITQQVRDLADLTERVLRQRHAAISKASTAKKFLILVSTKVGQNRLHLATRLRKEAIDHGKKADLVVMNEFDPDLLIPFEADAYVSTACPRLAIDDFLRYPKPILTPVEFEIAIGIRRWSDYHLDFL; encoded by the coding sequence ATGGACTTGTACGATTTCAAACTCGACTTCGTGGCGAAATGGATCAATGAAAGAAATGCCAAGTCTGTCGCTCTTCAGATGCCCGAAGGTCTCAAGATCTATTCGCAATTCATTGCTGACGAACTTGGTAAAAGGACCAATGCGACTATGCTCATTATTGCAGATCCGTGTTATGGAGCATGCGATATTGCAAAGGACTTTTCGGAGTTTGCAGATGTTCTCGTGCACTTCGGTCATACGGAAATACCGACAATAGCCTACGATGATCGAGTCCTTTTTGTTGAGATCGGTGCGGAGGTTCAATATCAGACTCATCTTGTCGAACTCCTTCCAAAGTTGGAGAACAGGATTGGACTGATCACGACAATTCCTTTCCTCGGGGAACTTGAAAAGATTAAAAAATGGTTGGAAGAAAACGGTAAGCAGGTCTTCATCGGAAGGCGAAAAGGTCGAGCAAAATATGATGGACAAGTCTTAGGTTGCGATATCTCGGCCGCAAAGGATATCTCTGAACTCGTTGACCAGTTTCTCTTCATTGGGAATGGCGATTTTCATCCCCTTGCTGTTTCCATCGAAACGAAAAAGAAAGTCATAATTTTTGATCCTATTACTCAGCAGGTCCGTGACCTTGCGGATCTCACTGAAAGGGTCCTTAGACAAAGACATGCTGCAATCTCGAAAGCCTCGACGGCAAAAAAGTTCCTCATTCTCGTATCCACAAAGGTCGGACAAAATCGGTTGCATCTCGCCACGCGCCTGAGAAAAGAAGCGATAGATCATGGTAAGAAAGCAGATCTCGTCGTAATGAACGAATTCGACCCCGATCTTTTGATACCATTCGAAGCCGACGCGTATGTATCTACGGCTTGTCCACGCCTCGCGATCGACGATTTTCTCAGATATCCGAAGCCGATTCTGACGCCTGTTGAATTTGAGATCGCGATTGGAATCAGACGATGGAGTGACTATCATCTCGACTTTTTGTGA
- the serS gene encoding serine--tRNA ligase, which yields MLDIALIRNNPDLVRASLRNRGYPENLLDEFLRVDAEWRKMVDESNRLKRVRNSVAEEIPKLKDDEKKNKIDEMKRIVERIKELDTRISELENVRNEIVLNMPNIPHDSVPVGRSSEDNITVKEFGKPRVFDFPPKTHFEIGEDLDIIDFARGAKIAGSGFYVMKGDGARLERALINYMLDVHRQQGYIEVFPPAVVNRQAVIGTGQYPKLKDDMYWIERDDLWLNPTAEVPVTNLHMDEIFDKKDLPIYYTAYLPSFRREAGRHADTRGIVRVHQFNKVELVKFVLPEKSFDELESLLLDAEAILQGLELPYRVKLLCTGDLGFASAKTYDIEAHAPGIDLWLEVSSCSCFTDFQARRARIKYRPEPHLKSEFVHTLNGSGIALPRTVASLLENYQNRDGTVTIPKVLRPYMQGQELIE from the coding sequence ATGCTGGATATCGCTTTGATCAGAAATAATCCTGACCTGGTAAGGGCCTCCCTTAGAAACAGAGGTTATCCAGAGAATCTTCTCGATGAATTTCTGAGAGTCGATGCCGAGTGGCGGAAAATGGTCGACGAGAGCAATCGACTCAAAAGGGTGAGGAATTCGGTCGCAGAAGAGATACCGAAATTAAAAGATGATGAAAAAAAGAACAAGATTGATGAAATGAAGAGAATCGTTGAAAGAATCAAGGAACTCGATACTAGAATTTCGGAATTGGAGAATGTGAGAAACGAAATTGTGCTCAACATGCCGAATATTCCTCATGATTCTGTTCCTGTGGGTCGCAGCAGTGAGGATAACATCACTGTCAAAGAATTTGGAAAACCGAGGGTATTTGACTTTCCGCCAAAAACACATTTTGAGATCGGCGAAGATCTTGACATCATTGATTTCGCTAGAGGCGCGAAGATTGCAGGATCCGGCTTTTATGTGATGAAAGGAGACGGTGCAAGATTGGAAAGAGCGCTTATCAATTACATGCTTGATGTTCATCGACAGCAGGGTTATATTGAAGTGTTTCCACCGGCAGTTGTTAACAGACAGGCAGTGATTGGCACTGGGCAATACCCAAAGCTTAAAGATGATATGTACTGGATTGAAAGAGATGACCTATGGTTGAACCCAACTGCTGAGGTACCTGTCACGAATCTCCACATGGACGAAATTTTTGACAAGAAGGATCTGCCGATTTATTATACCGCGTATTTGCCTTCTTTTAGAAGAGAAGCTGGCCGTCACGCTGACACAAGAGGGATTGTGAGGGTACACCAATTCAATAAGGTCGAACTTGTCAAATTTGTTCTACCAGAAAAATCATTCGATGAACTCGAAAGTCTTCTTCTTGACGCAGAGGCAATTCTTCAGGGATTGGAACTCCCCTATCGCGTGAAATTACTCTGCACGGGCGATCTCGGCTTCGCATCGGCAAAGACTTACGACATCGAAGCTCACGCGCCAGGAATAGACCTCTGGCTCGAAGTTTCCTCCTGCAGTTGTTTTACGGATTTCCAGGCAAGAAGAGCGAGGATTAAATACAGACCTGAACCCCATCTGAAAAGCGAATTTGTCCACACCTTGAACGGATCTGGAATTGCACTGCCGAGGACGGTTGCTTCACTTCTTGAGAATTACCAGAATCGCGACGGTACAGTGACCATTCCAAAAGTTTTGAGGCCATATATGCAAGGCCAAGAACTTATTGAATGA
- a CDS encoding ribonuclease P protein component 4, whose product MDNKDAHRIAKKRIEYLLALAESEALRDNFLRGKRYVELARRIGLRTNTSMPKGFMYCRKCLNPLIPGKNCHVRLRSNRVVIHCHNCGNIKRIPYLKEKRKAKKCQGFQEPS is encoded by the coding sequence ATCGATAACAAGGACGCGCATCGAATAGCGAAAAAACGAATTGAATATCTGCTAGCGTTAGCCGAATCAGAAGCTTTAAGAGACAATTTTTTGCGCGGAAAAAGATATGTGGAACTGGCAAGGCGAATCGGATTAAGAACAAATACCTCAATGCCAAAAGGCTTTATGTATTGCCGAAAATGTCTTAACCCACTGATTCCAGGTAAGAATTGCCATGTTAGGCTAAGATCAAATCGAGTAGTTATCCATTGTCATAACTGTGGAAACATCAAGAGGATACCTTATTTAAAAGAAAAAAGGAAGGCGAAAAAATGTCAAGGATTTCAAGAGCCGAGTTGA
- a CDS encoding YhbY family RNA-binding protein, with translation MSRISRAELKRMGTEIKSSIHVGKGGISENLIEEIRSQLKKHKIVKIKILEAAGLERMTAAKELADRTRSELVEVRGNTILLCEASLFEQTE, from the coding sequence ATGTCAAGGATTTCAAGAGCCGAGTTGAAACGCATGGGTACTGAGATCAAATCAAGTATCCATGTCGGCAAAGGTGGTATCTCAGAGAATCTAATCGAAGAGATTAGAAGCCAATTGAAGAAGCATAAAATTGTGAAGATTAAGATCCTTGAAGCAGCAGGTTTAGAAAGGATGACTGCTGCAAAAGAGCTTGCTGATCGGACACGATCGGAACTGGTCGAAGTAAGAGGTAACACCATTCTGCTCTGCGAAGCAAGTCTTTTTGAGCAAACAGAATGA
- a CDS encoding 50S ribosomal protein L16: MARKPGRMYRQIKGQAYTRKEYMGGVPAPRISQFDIGNPAGDFPVVLSLRVKESCQIRHTALEAARIAANRVLSKGIGTSNYHLKVRVYPHNVLREHKMATGAGADRVSGGMRAAFGKPVGTAARVQPDQAVMTVRTTVQGLNAAKEALWRAAMKLPSPCYTQVEKGAELLT, translated from the coding sequence ATGGCACGGAAACCAGGAAGGATGTATCGCCAAATAAAGGGACAAGCGTACACACGGAAGGAGTACATGGGAGGTGTTCCAGCTCCGCGCATTTCCCAGTTCGACATCGGGAACCCGGCAGGCGACTTTCCAGTTGTACTTTCTCTCAGGGTAAAAGAATCATGCCAGATAAGGCATACAGCTCTTGAAGCGGCACGTATTGCAGCAAATAGGGTATTATCTAAAGGCATCGGTACTTCAAATTATCACCTGAAAGTCAGAGTCTATCCTCACAACGTGCTGAGGGAACACAAAATGGCAACGGGAGCTGGTGCTGACCGGGTTTCAGGCGGAATGAGAGCGGCCTTTGGAAAGCCGGTGGGTACAGCTGCTAGGGTTCAGCCTGATCAAGCTGTAATGACAGTGCGCACGACTGTGCAAGGACTTAATGCCGCTAAAGAAGCCCTGTGGCGAGCTGCAATGAAGCTACCCTCCCCATGCTATACGCAGGTTGAGAAGGGTGCTGAGCTGCTGACCTGA